One Myotis daubentonii chromosome 12, mMyoDau2.1, whole genome shotgun sequence genomic region harbors:
- the BOLA3 gene encoding bolA-like protein 3 isoform X1 encodes MAAWSPAAAAPLLRRIRGLPLRCTQRMFASQSEGELKVTQILKESFPRATTIKVTDISGGCGAMYEIQIESEEFKEKRTVQQHQMVNQALKEEIKGMHGLRIFTSVPKH; translated from the exons ATGGCGGCGTGGAGCCCGGCCGCGGCAGCGCCTCTGCTCCGCCGGATCCGCGGG CTTCCTCTTCGCTGCACCCAGCGGATGTTTGCCTCGCAGTCTGAGGGGGAGCTCAAAGTAACCCAAATCCTCAAAGAAAGCTTTCCTCGAGCTACAACTATCAAAGTCACTGACATTTCAG GAGGCTGTGGGGCAATGTATGAAATCCAAATCGAGTCAGAAGAATTTAAGGAGAAGAGGACTGTCCAGCAGCACCAGATGGTAAATCAG GCCctaaaggaagaaatcaaaggaaTGCACGGATTGCGGATATTTACCTCTGTCCCCAAACACTGA
- the BOLA3 gene encoding bolA-like protein 3 isoform X2, which translates to MAAWSPAAAAPLLRRIRGLPLRCTQRMFASQSEGELKVTQILKESFPRATTIKVTDISGPKGRNQRNARIADIYLCPQTLTTPRLHRCCCLKPRMNLTILS; encoded by the exons ATGGCGGCGTGGAGCCCGGCCGCGGCAGCGCCTCTGCTCCGCCGGATCCGCGGG CTTCCTCTTCGCTGCACCCAGCGGATGTTTGCCTCGCAGTCTGAGGGGGAGCTCAAAGTAACCCAAATCCTCAAAGAAAGCTTTCCTCGAGCTACAACTATCAAAGTCACTGACATTTCAG GCCctaaaggaagaaatcaaaggaaTGCACGGATTGCGGATATTTACCTCTGTCCCCAAACACTGACCACGCCCCGGCTGCATAGATGCTGCTGCTTAAAACCTCGGATGAACTTGACCATTCTTTCCTAG